Within Schaalia sp. HMT-172, the genomic segment GACCAGGTGGTCGCCGCCGATGCGGATCGATCCAAGGATGATCGCGAGGATGATCGCAGCGATCACCCACACGAGGATTCCGGACTTACGCAGGAACGCGCGCATGTGTTTCACCTTGAGATTAGGGATGATGGGTCACCCATAGCATGCCCGACCTTTACGCATTCTTGAACTCGAAACCACGATACGGGATGTGGGTCACGTTGGACACCCGATCGCTCCCCCTCATTGACGAGGCCGGGGATTCCGCACGAATTCAACGTTCCTCGGGAGGTTCAGCGCACCGCCATCGTCGCAACATAGGGCCCTAGATACCAGATAATCGCGGCGAGAATCACGTAGACGATCGCATCCGCGACGCGCCCCCGCGACGCAAACCACGGGCGCCCGGGCGTCCACAGGCGCACGAGCCCCATGCCCAGAAGGACCGCCGCAATGAGGACGACCGCACGATGGCGGTGATCCGTCACTGCCAACGCGACGATGCCGAGGACTCCGACCGCGCTCAGGGCAGCACCAACCCACGCGCCCAGTCGCGCGCGCACGGTCCTCTCCTCACTCTTCACGCTCCATACCCTAGCGTATGATCGACCATAATCGGCCCGCGATGACGCTTGTTCCACTGTCCCCCGCCCCGGAGCCGTCCCGTGTGATCGTCACAAAAAGCCCGTACGCGGGTTTAGGATAGGACGAAAGGCTTTTCGGCCACAGCATATCGTCCTCGTCCCAAAGGAGTATTTCGAGTGTCTCGTTTCATCGTCGTCGCCCCCGGTTCGTCGGAGGCAGCAGCCCTCGCCACCGAAGAGCTGGCGCGTGTCCTCGGCGTCACCACCGTTGAGGCCCTGGCCGGCACGACCGCCACCGATGCCGCCCTGCGCCCCGCCACCGCGCTGCCCGCCGCCGTCGAGGCCGTGCGCGCCGCCGGCGACGACGCGCTCATCGTGCCCGCCCGTGAGGCCTCGAACCGTGCCTTCGACCACGTCGCTTGGAACCTGAGCCTGGCCGCCTCCACCCGCGCCGGCGTCGTCCTCGCCTTCGATGCGGAGGGCGCCAGCGCGGAGCTCCTCGTCGAGGAAATCGCCGCCGCCCGCCTGCGCGCCGAGGCCTCGGCTGCCACCGTCGTCGCCGTGGCCTTCACCGGCGGAGCCCCCGAGGTCGCCTCCGACCTGCCCGTCCTGACCCTGCCCCTCGGCGAGGACGCCGCCGCCACGCTGCGCGCTACCGCCGCCCCCACGGCGGTCACGCCGCTCGCCTTCCAGGCCGACCTCATCGAACGCGCCCGCGGCGACCGCAAGCGCATCGTCCTGCCCGAGCCCGACGACGACCGCGTCCTGCAGGCCGCCGCCCAGGTCCTCGCCGCCGGCATCGCCGACATCACCTTCGTGGGCGACGCCGACTACGTCGCCAAGCGCGCCGGCGAGCTCGGCCTCGACCTGAGCGCCGCCCAGGTCGTCTCCGTGAACGACCCCGCCTACCTCGAGCGCTACGCCGAAGAGTTCGCGCGCCTGCGCGCCAAGAAGGGCGTCACCCTCGAGCAGGCCCGTGAGAAGGTCACCGACGTGTCCTACTTCGGCACCATGATGGTTCACATGGGCGACGCCGACGGCATGGTCTCGGGCGCTGCCCACACGACCGCGCACACGATCGTTCCCTCCTTCCAGATCATCAAGACCGCCCCCGGCGTCTCCGTCGTCTCCTCCATCTTCCTCATGGCGATGAAGGACCGCGTGTGGGCATTCGGCGACTGCGCCGTCAACCCCAACCCCACACCCGAGCAGCTCGCCGACATCGCCGTGACATCTGCGCACACCGCCGCCCAGTTCGGCGTCACCCCGCGCGTCGCCATGCTGTCCTATTCCACCGGCACCTCCGGGGCCGGCCCGGACGTTGACGCCGTCGTCGAGGCGACCCGCCTCGCCCGCGAGAAGGCCCCCGAGCTGGCCATCGAAGGCCCCATCCAGTTCGACGCGGCCGTCGACGCGGCCGTCGCCTCCAAGAAGCTGCCCGGCTCCGACGTCGCCGGCAAGGCCACCGTCTTCGTCTTCCCCTCCCTGGAAGCCGGAAACATCGGCTACAAGGCCGTCCAGCGTTCCTCCGGCGCCGTGGCCGTCGGCCCGGTCCTACAGGGCCTCAACAAGCCCGTCAACGACCTGTCGCGCGGCGCCCTCGTCGAAGACATCGTCAACACCGTCGCCCTGACCGCCGTTCAAGCCCAGGGCTGAACGGGACCCAGGTCCCGGGGTCCGGTTACTATTGACGGTAACCGGGCCCCGGCCTCGTACTTTTCCTCCCCATCCCCCCAACACGAAAGGCGAACGCGTGTCCTCGTCCTCCGTTCTCGTCATTAACTCCGGTTCCTCCTCCATCAAGTACCAGCTCGTCGACCCCGAGACCGGCGACGCCATCGCCAAGGGCCTCGTCGAGCGCATCGGCGACCCAATGGGCCTCATCAAGCACGTGTACGGCGACGCCGTCACCGAGGAAGAGCTGCCGGTTCCCGACCACACCGTCGGCATGCGCGAAGTGCTGCGCCTCTTCGACACCGAGGGCCCGTCCCTGGCAGAAGCCGGCATCCTCGCCGTCGGCCACCGCGTCGTTCAGGGCGGCCGTTACTTCGACGGCCCAGCCCTCATCACCGACGAGGTCCGTAACCTCATCGAAGAGCTGTGCCCGCTGGCTCCCCTGCACAACCCCGCCCACCTCAAGGGCATCGACGTGGCGCGCGAGCTCATGCCCGACGTCCCCCACGTCGCCGTCTTCGACACCGCGTTCTTCCAGCAGCTGCCCGCCCGCTCGGCCCTGTACGCCCTGGAGACTGAGACCGCCGAGAAGTACTCGGTTCGTCGCTACGGCGCCCACGGCACCTCCCACCAGTTCGTCTCCCAGGAGATCGCGAAGCTGGAAGGCCGCGACGACCTCAAGCAGATCGTCATGCACCTGGGAAACGGCGCGTCCGTGTCCGCCGTCAAGAACGGCAAGCCGATCGACACGTCCATGGGCCTGACCCCCCTCGAGGGCCTCATGATGGGCACCCGCACCGGCGACATCGATCCCGCCGTCGTGTTCCACCTGCAGCGCGTGGCCGGCATGAGCGTCGACGAGGTCGACACCCTTTTCAACAAGAAGTCCGGCATGAAGGGCATGACGGGCGAGTCCGACATGCGCTCCGTGTGGGACATGATCCACAACGATGACGACCCCGAGGCCCAGCAGCGCGCCCGTACCGCCATGGACGTCTACATCAACCGCCTGCTGAAGTACGTGGGTTCCTACACCGCGGAGCTGGGTGGCCTGGACGTCATCACCTTCACCGCCGGCATCGGCGAAAACGACGCAGCAGTGCGCCGCGAGCTGGCCGAGGCCCTCGCTCCCTTCGGCGTCAAGATCGACGTGGAGGCGAACCAGGTTCGCTCCGGCGAGCCGCGCGTCGTCTCCACGCCCGACTCGGCCGTGACAATCTACGTCTTCCCGACCAACGAGGAGCTGGCGATCGCCCGCCAGGCGCTGACCTTCGCCTGATTCTGTCGTACCAACGAGGCCGGGGTTCCCACGTGGGGCC encodes:
- the pta gene encoding phosphate acetyltransferase, with protein sequence MSRFIVVAPGSSEAAALATEELARVLGVTTVEALAGTTATDAALRPATALPAAVEAVRAAGDDALIVPAREASNRAFDHVAWNLSLAASTRAGVVLAFDAEGASAELLVEEIAAARLRAEASAATVVAVAFTGGAPEVASDLPVLTLPLGEDAAATLRATAAPTAVTPLAFQADLIERARGDRKRIVLPEPDDDRVLQAAAQVLAAGIADITFVGDADYVAKRAGELGLDLSAAQVVSVNDPAYLERYAEEFARLRAKKGVTLEQAREKVTDVSYFGTMMVHMGDADGMVSGAAHTTAHTIVPSFQIIKTAPGVSVVSSIFLMAMKDRVWAFGDCAVNPNPTPEQLADIAVTSAHTAAQFGVTPRVAMLSYSTGTSGAGPDVDAVVEATRLAREKAPELAIEGPIQFDAAVDAAVASKKLPGSDVAGKATVFVFPSLEAGNIGYKAVQRSSGAVAVGPVLQGLNKPVNDLSRGALVEDIVNTVALTAVQAQG
- a CDS encoding acetate/propionate family kinase: MSSSSVLVINSGSSSIKYQLVDPETGDAIAKGLVERIGDPMGLIKHVYGDAVTEEELPVPDHTVGMREVLRLFDTEGPSLAEAGILAVGHRVVQGGRYFDGPALITDEVRNLIEELCPLAPLHNPAHLKGIDVARELMPDVPHVAVFDTAFFQQLPARSALYALETETAEKYSVRRYGAHGTSHQFVSQEIAKLEGRDDLKQIVMHLGNGASVSAVKNGKPIDTSMGLTPLEGLMMGTRTGDIDPAVVFHLQRVAGMSVDEVDTLFNKKSGMKGMTGESDMRSVWDMIHNDDDPEAQQRARTAMDVYINRLLKYVGSYTAELGGLDVITFTAGIGENDAAVRRELAEALAPFGVKIDVEANQVRSGEPRVVSTPDSAVTIYVFPTNEELAIARQALTFA